A region of the Candidatus Ancaeobacter aquaticus genome:
TCGAGATAGGCTTATTTTCTCTAAAGCGCATGGATGTTACGGGCTCTATGCAATATTGGCTGATAAAGGTGTTATTCCGAAAAAAGAATGGGATAATTTCTACACATCAAAGAGTACACTCTTGGGTTGCATGGAAAGACGTCTAGAGTATGGATTTGAGGCTGGTTGTGGGTCATTAGGACATGGACTTCCTCTCGCTGTGGGAACTGCTTTTGGCGCACATATTCAAAAAAAGAGCTATTCTATTTTTTGTGTTGTTGGTGACGGTGAGTTGCAAGAGGGAACAACGTGGGAAGCGCTCCAGTTTGCTGTTAAATATAATCTTTCAAATCTAGTTGTGGTAATTGATCGAAATAAATTACAAGCAATGGATTTTATCTTGAACGTTCTTGATAAGCACGAGAGTGATCTTATTAATAGATTGAAAGGTTTCGGTCTTTCACCTGTTAGCTGCTCTGGACATAATTCAGAACGGTTGGC
Encoded here:
- a CDS encoding transketolase, encoding MNELVLQKKADQIRSNVIHLSVKNSAGHIAPSLSCVDILVALYYRCMNYDFENPLWEDRDRLIFSKAHGCYGLYAILADKGVIPKKEWDNFYTSKSTLLGCMERRLEYGFEAGCGSLGHGLPLAVGTAFGAHIQKKSYSIFCVVGDGELQEGTTWEALQFAVKYNLSNLVVVIDRNKLQAMDFILNVLDKHESDLINRLKGFGLSPVSCSGHNSERLATVIKNTQSICDKKPKIIIAETVKGFGLKCMENVPKFHFRIPGCEKLII